A genomic stretch from Halobellus sp. LT62 includes:
- a CDS encoding inorganic phosphate transporter yields the protein MFDPLLIVGLVVACFVAYNIGGATTGPAFAPAVGANIVTKTVAAGLMSVFFFLGAWTIGRQVVDTLGQELVTDPAVFTLLSSIVVLFFIGGALLLGNIFGVPASTSMTAVGSIAGLGTAAGELNWAVMGEIASWWILAPIIGFWVSGVIGRYFYQDIVRLIAIDRGDGSLVELDRSGRFPKPVIGAGTERREFVGAVVVVTISCLMAFSSGTSNIANAIAPLVGSGALEMSPGILIGSAAVAVGAFTIARRTMETLGNDITQLPMTAAIIVAVVSSTIVIVLSAIGIPASFVVIATMSIVGLGWGRATRTTTIDEGVRGKETPRVSVGALTADESAPTIGNPGSPDDVPKQRIGEGSPEDIPRASDLFDPETTMRVIVMQNVVPVIATVGSYVSFRVLFSLGVL from the coding sequence GTGTTCGATCCGCTTCTCATTGTCGGACTCGTCGTCGCCTGTTTCGTCGCGTACAACATCGGCGGCGCGACCACCGGTCCGGCGTTCGCCCCGGCGGTCGGGGCCAACATCGTGACCAAGACGGTCGCTGCCGGCCTGATGTCCGTGTTCTTCTTCCTCGGGGCATGGACCATCGGTCGCCAAGTCGTCGACACCCTCGGGCAGGAACTCGTCACCGATCCGGCGGTGTTCACGCTGCTTTCGAGCATCGTCGTCCTGTTTTTCATCGGCGGCGCACTGCTCTTGGGCAACATCTTCGGCGTTCCGGCGTCGACGTCGATGACGGCGGTCGGTTCGATCGCGGGACTCGGGACGGCCGCCGGCGAACTCAACTGGGCGGTGATGGGGGAGATCGCCTCGTGGTGGATCCTCGCGCCGATCATCGGCTTTTGGGTCTCCGGGGTCATCGGCCGGTACTTCTATCAGGACATCGTGCGGCTGATCGCGATCGATCGCGGGGACGGGTCGCTCGTGGAACTCGATCGATCGGGTCGGTTTCCGAAGCCGGTTATCGGCGCGGGAACGGAGCGTCGCGAGTTCGTCGGAGCCGTGGTCGTCGTCACCATCAGCTGTCTGATGGCGTTCAGCTCCGGAACGAGCAACATCGCCAACGCCATCGCACCGCTGGTCGGCAGCGGCGCGTTGGAGATGAGTCCGGGTATCTTGATCGGCTCCGCGGCGGTCGCCGTCGGGGCGTTCACGATCGCCCGTCGAACGATGGAGACGCTCGGTAACGACATCACCCAGCTTCCGATGACCGCGGCCATCATCGTCGCGGTCGTGAGTTCGACCATCGTGATCGTCCTCTCGGCGATCGGGATCCCCGCCAGCTTCGTCGTGATCGCGACGATGAGCATCGTCGGCCTCGGCTGGGGCCGAGCGACTCGGACGACTACCATTGACGAGGGAGTGCGCGGCAAGGAGACGCCGCGGGTCTCGGTCGGAGCGCTCACCGCCGACGAATCCGCACCGACGATCGGTAACCCGGGATCGCCGGACGACGTCCCGAAACAGCGGATCGGCGAGGGCTCGCCGGAAGACATCCCGCGCGCGTCGGACCTGTTCGATCCGGAGACCACGATGCGAGTCATCGTGATGCAGAACGTCGTGCCGGTCATCGCGACCGTCGGCTCCTACGTCAGCTTTCGGGTGTTGTTCTCGCTGGGCGTGCTCTGA
- a CDS encoding O-acetylhomoserine aminocarboxypropyltransferase/cysteine synthase family protein encodes MADDDKPLGFGTRSLHAGQEPDPATGARAPPIYQTTSYVFDDADDAAGQFALEKEGFIYSRLMNPTVATLQERLASLEGGIGAAATASGMAALDLATFLLASAGDNIVTAASLYGGTYTYFTHTVERRGITTKFVDTLDYDAYEEAIDEDTAYVHLETIGNPALVTPDIERIADIAHEHDVPLFVDNTFATPYLCRPIEHGADLVWNSTTKWIHGAGTTIGGVLVDGGSFPWAENAEKYPEIGASNPAYHGVNFAERFGDAAFTYAAIARGLRDLGNAQSPFDAWNTIEKLESLPMRMERHCENAMAVAEFLEAHDAISWVNYPGLESHETHEEAGEYLEGGYGGMITFGLDAGYEAARDTVNNVELASLLANVGDAKTLVIHPASTTHQQLTEEEQAAAGVTPDMVRLSVGIEDVDDIIADLEQAIGSATN; translated from the coding sequence ATGGCAGACGACGACAAGCCGCTCGGATTCGGGACGCGGAGCCTTCACGCGGGTCAAGAGCCTGATCCGGCGACCGGCGCGCGCGCACCGCCCATCTACCAGACGACCTCGTACGTCTTCGACGACGCTGACGACGCCGCGGGCCAGTTTGCACTGGAAAAAGAGGGGTTCATCTACAGCCGGCTGATGAACCCGACGGTCGCGACGCTGCAGGAGCGTCTCGCCTCGCTCGAAGGCGGCATCGGCGCGGCCGCGACCGCGTCCGGAATGGCCGCGCTCGACCTCGCGACGTTCCTACTCGCCAGCGCGGGCGACAACATCGTCACGGCGGCGTCGCTCTACGGCGGCACCTACACGTACTTCACCCACACCGTCGAGCGCCGCGGGATCACGACGAAGTTCGTCGATACGCTCGATTACGACGCCTACGAGGAGGCCATCGACGAGGACACCGCCTACGTCCACCTCGAAACGATCGGGAACCCCGCTCTGGTCACGCCCGACATCGAGCGGATCGCCGACATCGCCCACGAGCACGACGTGCCGCTGTTCGTCGACAACACGTTCGCGACGCCGTACCTCTGTCGCCCGATCGAACACGGCGCGGACCTGGTGTGGAATTCCACGACGAAGTGGATCCACGGCGCGGGGACGACGATCGGCGGGGTCCTCGTCGACGGCGGGTCGTTCCCGTGGGCCGAGAACGCCGAGAAGTACCCCGAGATCGGGGCGTCGAACCCGGCGTACCACGGCGTCAACTTCGCCGAGCGCTTCGGCGACGCGGCGTTCACCTACGCCGCCATCGCCCGCGGCCTGCGCGACCTCGGGAACGCCCAGTCGCCGTTCGACGCGTGGAACACCATCGAGAAACTGGAGTCGCTGCCGATGCGGATGGAGCGCCACTGCGAGAACGCGATGGCCGTCGCGGAGTTCCTCGAAGCCCACGACGCGATCTCGTGGGTCAACTACCCCGGGCTGGAGAGCCACGAGACCCACGAGGAGGCCGGCGAGTACTTGGAGGGCGGCTACGGCGGAATGATCACGTTCGGCCTCGACGCCGGCTACGAGGCCGCCCGCGACACCGTCAACAACGTCGAGCTCGCCTCGCTGCTCGCGAACGTCGGCGACGCGAAGACGCTCGTGATCCACCCGGCGTCGACGACGCACCAACAGCTCACCGAAGAGGAGCAGGCGGCCGCGGGCGTGACGCCGGATATGGTCCGCCTGTCGGTTGGGATCGAGGACGTCGACGACATCATCGCCGATCTGGAGCAGGCGATCGGCTCGGCGACGAACTGA
- the fer gene encoding ferredoxin Fer — protein sequence MPTVEYLNYEVLDDNGWDLDDDDLFGQAADAGLDAEDYGTLEVNQGEYILEAAEAQGYDWPFSCRAGACANCAAILKEGEIDMDMQQILSDEEVSEKSVRLTCIGSPAADEVKIVYNAKHLDYLQNRVI from the coding sequence ATGCCTACCGTAGAATACCTCAACTACGAAGTACTGGACGACAACGGCTGGGACCTCGACGACGACGACCTCTTCGGTCAGGCGGCCGACGCCGGCTTGGACGCCGAAGACTACGGCACCCTCGAAGTCAATCAGGGAGAGTACATTCTCGAAGCCGCCGAGGCACAGGGCTACGACTGGCCCTTCTCGTGCCGCGCCGGTGCCTGTGCGAACTGCGCGGCCATCCTCAAAGAGGGCGAGATCGATATGGATATGCAGCAGATCCTCTCCGACGAGGAGGTCTCAGAAAAGAGCGTTCGCCTGACCTGCATCGGCTCGCCGGCGGCCGACGAGGTCAAGATCGTCTACAACGCGAAGCACCTCGACTACCTGCAGAACCGCGTCATCTGA
- a CDS encoding ATP-binding protein: protein MAAFVNREQELDRLHELYESDSAELSVVYGRRRMGKTALVVKSIEDRDDAVYHQAAHGTTEQQLDSFIADAATVFPGVNRIRKDWENVLTHLAEQDAIVILDEFPYLVDENEALPSLIQRLWDHNVEDTAATFVLTGSAIGMIHKIALDGSSPLYGRISKRPNGKLEIGPLPFAAAMEFFPNYAPAEQVIAYGVFGGTPEYLRAVDDTQSLQGNITETLLLRDGGLHEEPEDVLYRELDEVDRYFAVLKALAEGNHKRNEIIQAAGINANSASYYLSRLRELQIIEQEYPVTVDPSRSRNSRYRIRDQLFAFWFRFVHGRSSRYEVFGADAYDELVEPHLPDFVSTTFERLCQRAVLYEYGDVYTFTEVPDRWWDTDGREIDIVAPTNGDTLLVGEAKFQQQSMGYDVLAQLEQEAPEIEWTPTDGEVNYEYALFSRSGFASSLEEAAEERDDLGLFTVDDVVETLSD from the coding sequence ATGGCTGCGTTCGTCAACCGAGAGCAGGAACTCGACAGGCTCCACGAGTTATACGAGAGTGACTCTGCGGAGTTGAGCGTCGTCTACGGACGTCGGCGGATGGGGAAGACAGCGCTCGTCGTCAAATCCATCGAAGACCGTGACGACGCGGTGTACCATCAGGCTGCACACGGAACGACGGAGCAGCAACTCGACTCCTTCATCGCTGATGCTGCAACGGTGTTCCCGGGAGTCAACCGGATTCGGAAGGACTGGGAGAACGTTCTCACGCATCTCGCTGAACAGGACGCAATCGTGATCCTCGACGAATTCCCGTACCTCGTAGACGAAAACGAAGCGCTCCCTTCTCTCATTCAGCGGCTCTGGGACCACAACGTCGAAGATACGGCTGCGACCTTCGTGCTGACTGGCTCGGCGATCGGGATGATACACAAGATAGCGCTCGACGGGAGTTCACCGCTGTACGGCCGCATCTCCAAACGGCCGAACGGGAAACTCGAAATCGGCCCGCTCCCGTTCGCTGCCGCGATGGAGTTCTTCCCGAACTACGCGCCAGCCGAACAGGTAATCGCGTACGGCGTGTTCGGGGGAACACCGGAGTACCTCAGGGCTGTGGACGATACGCAGTCACTACAGGGGAACATTACGGAAACCTTGCTACTCCGTGATGGCGGCCTCCACGAGGAGCCCGAGGACGTCCTGTACCGGGAACTGGATGAGGTGGATCGGTATTTCGCCGTTCTGAAAGCGTTGGCCGAGGGGAACCACAAGCGAAACGAGATCATCCAAGCTGCCGGGATCAACGCCAACAGCGCGAGTTACTACCTCTCGCGCCTGCGGGAACTCCAGATAATCGAGCAGGAGTATCCGGTTACCGTTGATCCGTCCCGGAGTCGAAACAGCCGGTATCGAATCCGAGACCAACTGTTCGCGTTCTGGTTCCGGTTCGTACACGGCCGTTCGTCCCGGTACGAAGTGTTCGGGGCAGATGCGTACGACGAACTCGTCGAACCACATCTCCCGGACTTCGTCAGTACGACGTTCGAACGACTCTGTCAACGAGCAGTTCTCTACGAGTACGGGGACGTGTACACGTTCACGGAAGTCCCGGATCGGTGGTGGGACACCGACGGACGCGAGATCGATATCGTGGCCCCGACGAACGGCGACACGTTACTGGTCGGGGAGGCGAAATTCCAGCAACAATCGATGGGGTACGACGTCCTAGCCCAACTCGAACAGGAGGCACCGGAAATCGAGTGGACTCCGACCGACGGCGAGGTGAACTACGAGTACGCACTGTTCAGCCGAAGTGGGTTCGCGTCGTCACTGGAGGAAGCAGCCGAGGAGCGAGACGACCTCGGTCTCTTCACGGTTGACGATGTCGTTGAGACACTGTCCGATTGA
- a CDS encoding DUF7561 family protein, with the protein MTSEPCDGCGRSVRIAGGIGDFWSFETESTGGMTLELDDGGEFFLCHDCIARLPDERVVTSEDVQAL; encoded by the coding sequence ATGACGAGTGAGCCCTGCGACGGGTGCGGTCGATCCGTTCGGATCGCCGGCGGCATCGGCGACTTCTGGTCGTTCGAGACGGAATCGACGGGCGGAATGACGCTCGAGCTCGACGACGGCGGCGAGTTCTTTCTGTGTCACGACTGTATCGCACGCCTGCCAGACGAACGCGTGGTGACGAGCGAAGACGTACAAGCGTTGTGA
- a CDS encoding YkgJ family cysteine cluster protein yields the protein MKLNCEGCAGCCIDWRPLAETPSDHERRGPGEPLDDAYNLVPLTRDEVARFVERGFGDVLTPRLWRVDEETPGVVVDGVRVAALDGRPAFFVGLRKPPKPVAPFETETRWLRTCAFLDPETLQCRIHGSESYPTECATYPSHNLDLGVETECERVEAKQGGERLLDGTPEADSAGLLLGPQAVGAKVFGYPDPAELAGIVDRMRRGALTDTDRAAFVGVAAGSQPGSLAINDERAAAATADVLDADSWVGRAIDEWIAAADEDGSRAIDPPRADAVEVSRGAPETPGWDAVSDRRADGASGENG from the coding sequence ATGAAACTGAACTGCGAGGGCTGCGCCGGTTGCTGCATCGATTGGCGGCCGCTCGCGGAGACGCCCTCCGATCACGAGCGCCGGGGACCGGGCGAACCGCTCGACGACGCGTACAACCTCGTGCCGCTGACGCGCGATGAGGTGGCTCGGTTCGTCGAGCGCGGTTTCGGTGACGTCCTGACGCCGCGGCTGTGGCGCGTCGACGAGGAGACGCCGGGCGTCGTCGTCGACGGCGTCCGAGTCGCCGCGCTCGACGGCCGCCCCGCCTTCTTCGTCGGCCTCCGGAAACCGCCGAAGCCGGTCGCGCCGTTCGAGACCGAGACGCGGTGGTTGCGAACCTGCGCCTTTCTCGATCCCGAGACGCTGCAGTGTCGGATCCACGGCTCCGAGAGCTACCCCACCGAGTGCGCGACGTATCCGAGCCACAACCTCGACCTCGGCGTCGAAACCGAGTGCGAGCGGGTCGAAGCGAAACAGGGCGGCGAGCGACTCCTCGACGGCACACCAGAGGCCGACAGTGCCGGATTGCTCCTCGGGCCACAGGCCGTCGGCGCGAAGGTGTTCGGCTATCCGGACCCCGCGGAACTCGCGGGCATCGTCGACCGGATGCGACGAGGCGCACTGACCGACACGGACCGTGCGGCGTTCGTCGGCGTCGCGGCGGGATCGCAACCGGGGTCGCTAGCAATCAACGACGAACGCGCCGCGGCCGCGACGGCCGACGTCCTCGACGCCGATTCGTGGGTGGGCCGGGCGATCGACGAGTGGATCGCCGCCGCCGATGAGGACGGCTCCCGTGCGATCGATCCGCCGCGCGCGGACGCCGTCGAAGTGTCTCGTGGAGCCCCCGAAACGCCCGGCTGGGACGCGGTCTCTGACCGACGGGCCGACGGTGCCTCCGGCGAGAACGGTTAA
- a CDS encoding NAD(P)H-binding protein, producing MRVLVTGATGFVGKRLVPALLAAGHDVTALVRDASRYDPYPSVRVVEGDLLEAGSFDDALDVDVAYYLVHSMRSGPGFEERDRRAAKNFSTAADEHGIGRVIYLGGLGEDRDRLSEHLRSRREVERVLAEGSYALTTLRAAILLGAGSASFEMIVQLASRLPVMVTPQWVETPCQPVFVDDAIAYLVGVLDVPETAGETYEIGGPDVLTYREILTHVGRIRGREPVIVPIPILSPTLSSLWIGFVTDVPATVARPLIEGLKNPVVVRDHRIESLIDVDRTPFDEAVRRALGYWSDDNSGESDGAGDKSNSASDESDGASDGADGTTAHRIPSADTTAGGESDRQTNPDPGTER from the coding sequence ATGAGAGTTCTCGTGACCGGTGCGACCGGCTTCGTCGGGAAGCGACTCGTTCCCGCGCTCCTCGCGGCCGGACACGACGTGACGGCGCTCGTCCGCGACGCGAGTCGATACGACCCGTACCCGTCCGTTCGCGTCGTTGAGGGCGACCTCCTCGAAGCCGGCAGCTTCGATGACGCCTTGGATGTCGACGTCGCGTACTACCTCGTCCACTCGATGCGTTCGGGGCCCGGTTTCGAGGAACGGGACAGACGCGCGGCGAAGAACTTCTCCACTGCGGCCGACGAACACGGCATTGGACGCGTGATCTATCTCGGTGGGCTCGGAGAGGACCGCGACCGCCTCTCGGAGCACCTCCGCTCGCGGCGCGAGGTCGAGCGCGTTCTCGCGGAGGGATCCTACGCGCTCACGACCCTGCGGGCGGCGATTCTGCTCGGCGCGGGCTCGGCGAGTTTCGAGATGATCGTGCAGTTGGCGTCGCGACTGCCGGTGATGGTGACGCCGCAGTGGGTCGAGACGCCCTGTCAGCCCGTCTTCGTCGACGACGCCATCGCGTACCTCGTCGGCGTTCTCGATGTCCCGGAGACGGCGGGCGAGACCTACGAGATCGGCGGCCCGGACGTGCTAACGTACCGTGAGATCCTGACCCACGTTGGTCGCATTCGCGGCCGCGAGCCGGTAATCGTCCCGATCCCGATCCTCTCGCCGACGCTCTCGTCGCTGTGGATCGGGTTCGTCACCGACGTCCCGGCGACGGTCGCCCGACCGCTGATCGAGGGGCTGAAAAATCCGGTCGTGGTGCGCGATCACCGAATCGAGTCGCTGATCGACGTCGACCGCACACCGTTCGACGAGGCCGTCCGTCGAGCGCTCGGGTACTGGAGCGACGACAACAGTGGGGAATCCGACGGCGCTGGCGACAAATCTAACAGCGCTAGCGACGAATCCGACGGCGCTAGTGACGGGGCTGATGGAACGACCGCCCACCGGATACCGTCCGCCGACACTACCGCCGGCGGGGAGTCGGATCGACAGACGAACCCCGATCCCGGTACCGAGCGCTGA
- a CDS encoding DUF7530 family protein, producing the protein MSRSHPRYESDIELYGDTWVYESIVGAIPGLDLSDGQAIAVQFLLFETGVLVLAWRYGLWSAVIPGTVAVGVAAAGSGVMRQFGRGTRRLDLPEPYRRLLFGSSIETVLGVVAFVGFVTHLFVFDPRVADVPLLEALFGSEPPVPAVFLMLLILWDLCYRIGTSWWAAVVALWRSWRYAFDAETVRRLRRLDALNVVFGLTQIALVPFLFDRPVLLVAVAGHVVAVTAVSLAAMATLTVESDR; encoded by the coding sequence ATGTCTCGATCGCACCCCCGCTATGAGTCCGATATCGAACTGTACGGTGACACGTGGGTCTATGAGAGCATCGTCGGAGCGATTCCCGGACTCGACCTCTCGGACGGACAGGCGATCGCGGTCCAATTCCTGCTCTTCGAGACGGGTGTCCTCGTCCTCGCGTGGCGCTACGGCCTCTGGTCGGCCGTGATACCGGGAACCGTCGCGGTGGGGGTCGCGGCCGCCGGGAGCGGGGTGATGCGGCAGTTCGGTCGAGGGACGCGTCGGCTCGATCTCCCGGAACCGTACCGCCGACTCCTGTTCGGATCGAGCATCGAGACCGTCCTCGGCGTCGTCGCCTTCGTCGGATTCGTCACGCACCTGTTCGTGTTCGACCCCCGCGTTGCCGACGTCCCGCTTCTCGAAGCGCTGTTCGGCTCCGAGCCGCCGGTTCCGGCGGTATTTCTGATGCTTCTGATCCTCTGGGACCTCTGTTACCGCATCGGCACCTCGTGGTGGGCGGCTGTCGTGGCGCTGTGGCGGTCGTGGCGGTACGCCTTCGATGCCGAGACGGTCCGTCGGCTCCGACGGTTGGACGCGCTCAACGTCGTTTTCGGCCTGACGCAGATCGCGTTGGTCCCGTTCCTCTTCGACCGTCCGGTCCTTCTCGTCGCCGTGGCCGGTCACGTGGTCGCGGTGACTGCCGTCTCGTTGGCGGCGATGGCGACGCTCACAGTCGAATCGGACCGATAG
- a CDS encoding DUF5786 family protein — protein MSMGAYDDDEHERRERKNGTVDTDFSDDRTVYRGSIEYDSGDSTEALLDQFKRMQGE, from the coding sequence ATGTCGATGGGCGCATACGACGACGACGAACACGAGCGTCGTGAGCGGAAGAACGGGACAGTCGATACGGACTTTTCGGACGACCGAACGGTGTATCGAGGGTCCATCGAATACGACTCCGGCGACTCGACGGAGGCGCTCCTCGATCAGTTCAAGCGGATGCAAGGCGAGTAA
- a CDS encoding DUF5784 family protein: MARPIRFRHAPGRWTEDRVVGQIYRDLDRNLGAIRRRPWFKQPDRYRGERFEMDNGDIALFLWNDEEAYWLGNTETPEALWRTDKYSFDAVPNDVSRWATRELTAQLHEETPWLEPYPHLSWFFLPVFLSKDGRETTRQFFDEHAAGFPDATREEALEFYETFLRTRVLDPWREVMAGKLGTSEYLDLTRMTAAMGEFNAGHLLVEAGYEITPEIEVSTGHAIDYRAEEPDSEAVLVEVTRPTPMGKRRAGTPVAAVRDTAATKSDGQLEEHGGGVVLFVDCSSFPDDEWQSVIAERPEVYHRPAVVFRLRPDGHVEGYTKGSVPLTLPF; the protein is encoded by the coding sequence GTGGCACGTCCGATCCGCTTTCGACACGCACCCGGTCGCTGGACCGAAGACCGGGTGGTCGGTCAGATCTATCGCGACTTAGACCGCAATCTCGGCGCGATCCGTCGCCGTCCGTGGTTCAAACAGCCCGACCGATATCGAGGCGAGCGCTTCGAGATGGACAACGGCGATATCGCGCTGTTCCTGTGGAACGACGAGGAGGCCTACTGGCTCGGCAACACCGAGACGCCGGAGGCGCTCTGGCGCACGGACAAGTACAGCTTCGACGCTGTCCCCAACGACGTTTCGCGGTGGGCGACGCGGGAACTCACCGCGCAACTCCACGAGGAGACCCCGTGGCTCGAACCGTACCCGCACCTCTCGTGGTTCTTCCTCCCGGTCTTTCTCTCGAAGGACGGTCGCGAGACGACGCGGCAGTTCTTCGACGAACACGCGGCCGGGTTCCCCGACGCCACCCGCGAGGAGGCCTTGGAGTTCTACGAGACGTTCCTCCGCACTCGGGTCCTCGATCCGTGGCGCGAGGTGATGGCCGGCAAACTCGGGACCTCCGAGTACCTCGATCTCACGCGGATGACCGCCGCGATGGGCGAGTTCAACGCCGGGCACCTGCTGGTCGAGGCGGGCTACGAGATCACGCCGGAAATCGAGGTTTCGACCGGTCATGCGATCGACTACCGCGCGGAGGAGCCGGACAGCGAGGCCGTTCTCGTCGAGGTGACGCGCCCGACACCGATGGGGAAGCGACGGGCTGGCACCCCGGTCGCCGCCGTCCGCGACACGGCGGCGACGAAGTCCGACGGCCAGTTGGAGGAACACGGCGGCGGCGTCGTCCTCTTCGTCGACTGCTCGTCGTTCCCCGACGACGAGTGGCAGTCCGTCATCGCCGAGCGGCCCGAGGTCTATCACCGTCCGGCGGTCGTCTTCCGGCTTCGACCCGACGGTCACGTCGAGGGGTACACGAAAGGAAGCGTCCCGCTCACGCTCCCGTTCTAG
- a CDS encoding DUF5789 family protein — translation MRLNHTGELIDAHEFPATTEELIEAYGDRTIELPNGTARLGDVLARAGSETYVTADDAQSALFCGLGHEAIGRRYYSDRDAYAMGESGPEQVSF, via the coding sequence ATGCGCTTGAACCACACTGGCGAACTCATCGACGCTCACGAGTTCCCCGCGACGACAGAGGAACTCATCGAGGCGTACGGCGACCGGACTATCGAACTCCCCAACGGGACCGCCCGCCTCGGAGACGTACTCGCCCGTGCGGGCTCGGAAACCTACGTCACAGCCGACGACGCGCAGTCGGCGTTGTTCTGCGGTCTCGGCCACGAGGCCATCGGTCGGCGGTACTACAGCGATCGCGACGCCTACGCGATGGGCGAAAGCGGTCCAGAGCAGGTCTCGTTCTGA
- a CDS encoding PHP domain-containing protein, whose amino-acid sequence MTRERDSDGVDAAVHDAPAADLHVHTTASDGILTVSELPVAARTGGVDVVAVTDHDRVHPELDAPVQTIDDVTVVRGIELRVDAGDQRLDLLGYGLEATDGIDAVTRRIQENRKTRGAEIVERVEARLDVDLDIELEDGIGRPNIARAIEASDAPYDFDSAFEELIGTGCPCYVERYVPSFSAGVRALRDSCAVVALAHPFRYGDPESALDRARELDAVERFYPYSGASADAEDRALVDAVADEADLLLTGGSDAHDRALGLAGPPPSAFDPIASRLSGV is encoded by the coding sequence GTGACTCGGGAACGCGACAGCGACGGCGTCGACGCCGCCGTGCACGACGCGCCAGCGGCCGATCTCCACGTCCATACCACCGCTTCGGACGGGATCCTTACGGTTTCCGAACTCCCGGTGGCGGCCCGGACGGGCGGTGTCGACGTCGTCGCCGTCACGGACCACGATCGCGTCCATCCCGAGCTGGACGCGCCGGTGCAGACGATCGACGACGTGACCGTCGTTCGGGGCATCGAGCTCCGGGTCGACGCCGGCGATCAGCGACTCGATCTCCTCGGATACGGGTTGGAAGCGACCGACGGGATCGACGCGGTAACGAGGCGCATCCAAGAGAACCGCAAGACGCGCGGGGCGGAAATCGTCGAACGCGTCGAAGCGCGCCTCGACGTCGATCTCGACATCGAGCTGGAAGATGGTATCGGGCGGCCGAACATCGCCCGCGCGATCGAGGCGAGCGATGCCCCGTACGACTTCGATTCGGCGTTCGAGGAACTGATCGGCACCGGCTGTCCCTGCTACGTCGAGCGCTATGTCCCCTCGTTCTCTGCGGGCGTGCGGGCCCTCCGCGACTCCTGTGCCGTCGTCGCGCTGGCGCACCCGTTCCGCTACGGCGACCCCGAGTCGGCGCTCGATCGCGCCCGTGAACTCGACGCAGTCGAACGGTTCTATCCGTACAGCGGGGCCAGCGCCGACGCGGAAGACCGCGCCTTGGTGGATGCCGTCGCCGACGAGGCGGACCTGCTGCTGACCGGCGGATCGGATGCGCACGATCGGGCCCTCGGGCTCGCGGGACCGCCGCCGTCGGCGTTCGATCCGATCGCCTCGCGTCTGTCGGGCGTCTGA
- a CDS encoding DUF6757 family protein codes for MKCHYCDRDAAYAAEKDGIKVGLCERHFRTQVEALADSEELAAIREQIDIDRTE; via the coding sequence ATGAAGTGCCACTACTGCGACCGGGACGCGGCGTACGCTGCGGAGAAAGACGGTATCAAAGTCGGCCTCTGTGAGCGACACTTCCGGACGCAGGTCGAGGCGTTAGCTGATTCTGAGGAGTTGGCGGCGATTCGCGAGCAGATCGATATCGACCGGACGGAGTAG